A section of the Pithys albifrons albifrons isolate INPA30051 chromosome 4, PitAlb_v1, whole genome shotgun sequence genome encodes:
- the PDCD6 gene encoding programmed cell death protein 6 isoform X2 codes for MAAPYRYQPPNGGGAGLPDPSFLWNVFQRVDKDRSGIISDNELQQALSNGTWTPFNPATVRSILGMFDRENKGGVNFNEFTGVWKYITDWQNVFRTYDRDNSGMIDKNELKQALTGYRLSDQFYDILIRKFDRQGRGQVAFDDFIQCCVVLQRLTDVFRRYDTDQDGWIQVSYEQYLSMVFSIV; via the exons ATGGCGGCACCGTACCGGTACCAGCCCCCGAATGGCGGCGGCGCCGGCCTGCCCGACCCCTCCTTCCTATGGAACGTCTTCCAGAG agTTGATAAAGACAGGAGTGGAATTATATCTGACAATGAACTTCAGCAGGCATTATCCAATG GCACATGGACTCCATTTAATCCGGCAACAGTCAGGTCAATTCTTG gcaTGTTtgacagagaaaacaaaggtgGTGTGAACTTCAATGAATTCACGGGAGTCTGGAAGTACATCACAGACTGGCAGAACGTCTTTCGAACGTATGACAGAGACAATTCTGGAATGATTGACAAAAATGAGCTAAAGCAAGCACTAACAG gTTATCGACTGTCTGATCAATTCTACGATATCCTTATTCGGAAATTTGACAGACAAGGAAGAGGACAAGTTGCTTTTGATGACTTTATTCAGTGCTGTGTTGTTTTACAG AGGCTGACGGATGTTTTCCGACGATACGATACTGATCAGGATGGCTGGATCCAGGTGTCCTACGAGCAATATCTGTCCATGGTCTTCAGCATCGTATGA
- the PDCD6 gene encoding programmed cell death protein 6 isoform X3 — protein sequence MFDRENKGGVNFNEFTGVWKYITDWQNVFRTYDRDNSGMIDKNELKQALTGFGYRLSDQFYDILIRKFDRQGRGQVAFDDFIQCCVVLQRLTDVFRRYDTDQDGWIQVSYEQYLSMVFSIV from the exons aTGTTtgacagagaaaacaaaggtgGTGTGAACTTCAATGAATTCACGGGAGTCTGGAAGTACATCACAGACTGGCAGAACGTCTTTCGAACGTATGACAGAGACAATTCTGGAATGATTGACAAAAATGAGCTAAAGCAAGCACTAACAGGTTTTG gTTATCGACTGTCTGATCAATTCTACGATATCCTTATTCGGAAATTTGACAGACAAGGAAGAGGACAAGTTGCTTTTGATGACTTTATTCAGTGCTGTGTTGTTTTACAG AGGCTGACGGATGTTTTCCGACGATACGATACTGATCAGGATGGCTGGATCCAGGTGTCCTACGAGCAATATCTGTCCATGGTCTTCAGCATCGTATGA
- the PDCD6 gene encoding programmed cell death protein 6 isoform X1 produces MAAPYRYQPPNGGGAGLPDPSFLWNVFQRVDKDRSGIISDNELQQALSNGTWTPFNPATVRSILGMFDRENKGGVNFNEFTGVWKYITDWQNVFRTYDRDNSGMIDKNELKQALTGFGYRLSDQFYDILIRKFDRQGRGQVAFDDFIQCCVVLQRLTDVFRRYDTDQDGWIQVSYEQYLSMVFSIV; encoded by the exons ATGGCGGCACCGTACCGGTACCAGCCCCCGAATGGCGGCGGCGCCGGCCTGCCCGACCCCTCCTTCCTATGGAACGTCTTCCAGAG agTTGATAAAGACAGGAGTGGAATTATATCTGACAATGAACTTCAGCAGGCATTATCCAATG GCACATGGACTCCATTTAATCCGGCAACAGTCAGGTCAATTCTTG gcaTGTTtgacagagaaaacaaaggtgGTGTGAACTTCAATGAATTCACGGGAGTCTGGAAGTACATCACAGACTGGCAGAACGTCTTTCGAACGTATGACAGAGACAATTCTGGAATGATTGACAAAAATGAGCTAAAGCAAGCACTAACAGGTTTTG gTTATCGACTGTCTGATCAATTCTACGATATCCTTATTCGGAAATTTGACAGACAAGGAAGAGGACAAGTTGCTTTTGATGACTTTATTCAGTGCTGTGTTGTTTTACAG AGGCTGACGGATGTTTTCCGACGATACGATACTGATCAGGATGGCTGGATCCAGGTGTCCTACGAGCAATATCTGTCCATGGTCTTCAGCATCGTATGA